One Spinacia oleracea cultivar Varoflay chromosome 4, BTI_SOV_V1, whole genome shotgun sequence DNA segment encodes these proteins:
- the LOC110775057 gene encoding uncharacterized protein has protein sequence MNYLADHTTFVGLVTDSWNMEDRGHLMEQIWCKLVRIKNKLKSLHKEEFAHAAEKIEHYRGELDSVQTQLRVCGSSHLLAAEIDLVCKLKKWLGIEEQALKQKSRVQWLKQLSKQKLEFFTGNSWGQLLYHSLALTCLLSEMVFCSLLRHELPCKTWSILKKDIYAAVFDFFNAGGVLGKFNCTSVTLVPKIPSPTSVSHFRPISCCTTVYKIVSKVLIARLQKVVAEVVYEYQAGFVPRRSISDNIIVATELIKGYNRAHMSPRCMVKVNLRKAYDSVEWPFLFMILQELGFPPLFIHWIKGCVTTVSYSILVNGNPMPPFAAKKDLRQGDPLSPFLFAICMEYLSRCMKSLVSNPDFNFHPKCEKLQLTHLMFADDLLLFARGDLISLQLIFKAFTCFSKASGLEANMDKTEVYFSGVHPIEQQAIMEALGITKGSLPFRYLGVPLSSSKLTIGQCKPLIDKFYTRVTSWVSKKLSYAGRLQLVKVILFSLQTYWSQIFMLPKKVVREIERICRTYLWTGDTKTSKKSPIAWDSVCKPKVAGGQNVKNFHLWNKAAILKLLWALAFKPDALWVKWVNAYYVKGKDMYTMPIPASASWMIKKIWSSRDLLDTHGDCKQVFLAAGKFSIRKMYSALTGILPKVAWRRLICNNRASPKSLFILWLAVQSRLPTKDRLQNWGIPTDGLCPLCSTDLETVQHLFFQCSYSQQVWQQVLQVLKIQRPSFGFDQEIQIAVRMCKRSSGTSKLFIAVFAEVVYGLWIQRKQRVFAGHSQVPDHIVRAAIFRVACRCKESDLHLLLY, from the exons ATGAACTATTTGGCTGACCACACTACCTTTGTTGGTTTGGTAACTGATAGTTGGAACATGGAGGATAGGGGACACCTTATGGAGCAGATATGGTGCAAACTGGTAAGgattaaaaacaaattaaaatcccTACACAAGGAGGAGTTTGCTCATGCTGCTGAGAAGATTGAACACTATAGAGGAGAATTGGATTCTGTGCAAACTCAGCTTAGAGTTTGTGGTTCTTCTCATCTATTAGCTGCTGAGATTGATCTGGTTTGCAAACTTAAAAAATGGCTTGGAATTGAGGAGCAAGCTTTAAAGCAGAAATCTAGAGTGCAATGGCTAAAG CAATTATCAAAGCAAAAATTGGAGTTTTTTACAGGAAACTCTTGGGGTCAGCTGCTGTATCACTCCCTAGCATTGACTTGCCTACTATCAGAAATGGTGTTCTGCTCTCTCCTAAGGCACGAGCTTCCTTGT AAGACTTGGTCAATTCTGAAAAAGGATATCTATGCTGCTGTTTTTGATTTCTTTAATGCTGGTGGGGTGTTGGGGAAGTTTAATTGCACTTCTGTCACTTTGGTCCCTAAAATCCCTTCTCCCACTTCTGTTTCTCACTTCAGACCTATTTCTTGTTGCACTACTGTATACAAAATAGTGTCTAAAGTTCTCATTGCTAGACTACAGAAAGTAGTTGCTGAGGTTGTTTATGAATATCAAGCTGGCTTTGTTCCTCGTAGAAGTATTTCAGATAACATTATTGTGGCCACTGAGTTAATTAAAGGATACAATAGAGCTCATATGTCTCCTAGGTGTATGGTTAAAGTTAATCTGAGGAAGGCTTATGACTCAGTGGAATGGCCTTTCCTCTTCATGATTCTGCAGGAGTTGGGTTTCCCTCCATTGTTCATTCACTGGATTAAAGGGTGTGTGACTACTGTTTCTTATTCCATTCTTGTTAATGGTAATCCTATGCCACCTTTTGCTGCTAAGAAGGATCTTAGACAAGGAGATCCACTGTCTCCTTTCCTTTTTGCCATCTGTATGGAATATCTGAGCAGATGTATGAAATCACTAGTGTCAAATCCAGATTTCAACTTTCATCCCAAATGTGAAAAACTGCAGTTGACTCActtgatgtttgctgatgatctctTGCTTTTTGCTAGAGGTGATTTGATTTCCTTGCAACTAATCTTTAAAGCTTTCACTTGCTTCTCTAAAGCTTCTGGTTTGGAAGCTAACATGGATAAGACAGAAGTGTATTTTTCTGGTGTGCACCCAATAGAACAACAGGCAATTATGGAGGCACTTGGGATTACTAAAGGGTCCTTGCCTTTCAGATACCTAGGAGTTCCCTTGTCTAGTTCTAAACTGACTATTGGTCAGTGTAAGCCACTCATTGATAAATTCTATACCAGGGTTACAAGTTGGGTATCAAAGAAGCTCTCCTATGCTGGTAGACTTCAGCTTGTTAAAGTAATTTTGTTTAGCTTGCAAACTTACTGGAGCCAAATTTTCATGTTGCCAAAGAAAGTTGTGAGAGAGATTGAAAGGATTTGCAGAACTTATCTATGGACTGGAGATACTAAAACATCTAAGAAATCCCCAATTGCTTGGGATTCAGTTTGCAAACCTAAAGTAGCTGGTGGTCAAAATGTGAAGAATTTCCATTTATGGAATAAAGCAGCTATTCTGAAACTTCTATGGGCTCTTGCTTTCAAACCTGATGCCTTATGGGTAAAGTGGGTTAATGCTTACTATGTCAAAGGTAAGGATATGTATACTATGCCTATTCCTGCTTCTGCTTCTTGGATGATTAAGAAAATTTGGTCTTCCAGAGATCTTTTGGATACTCATGGTGACTGCAAACAAGTATTTCTTGCTGCTGGAAAGTTCTCAATTAGGAAAATGTATTCAGCTTTGACTGGTATATTGCCTAAGGTTGCTTGGAGAAGATTGATTTGTAACAACAGGGCTAGCCCTAAGAGCTTGTTCATTCTCTGGTTAGCTGTTCAAAGCAGACTGCCTACCAAAGATAGACTGCAAAATTGGGGTATTCCTACTGATGGTTTGTGTCCTCTATGTAGCACTGATCTTGAAACTGTGCAGCACTTATTCTTTCAATGCTCTTACTCTCAGCAAGTGTGGCAGCAAGTGTTACAGGTGCTTAAAATTCAGAGACCAAGCTTTGGTTTTGATCAAGAGATTCAGATTGCAGTTAGAATGTGTAAGAGATCCTCTGGTACTAGTAAATTGTTCATTGCTGTGTTTGCAGAAGTGGTGTATGGTCTGTGGATTCAAAGGAAACAAAGAGTCTTTGCTGGCCACTCTCAAGTTCCTGATCATATTGTTAGAGCAGCTATTTTTAGAGTAGCTTGTAGATGTAAAGAGTCTGATTTGCATCTGTTGCTGTATTGA
- the LOC110775056 gene encoding uncharacterized protein has protein sequence MALASTKEASLRRLGELLDEQQEPFVLEIYLLERGYGIRKSMELQGGCCSSTINKNFEDSPMKQLLKKSWSYHIGANPVSRKRALQFSSMAKTLVSKLVRRKSRRKEEVVESAGRCSAVSDSTTLSNNTWSESDKDGEIISMSTPAKHKNTCVESTPDSVMNEWKLVQENKQYSPDSVLDLLQSIPVYKVRQSHEGIPRLQRKVSEDAIVSASLWELLVQLREKPKKEGAEYMNTKKALHRSRQLMFDCVREAVENGKQQKRSSHREKGLKMGPDEIGKFICRNLKEWGKLSADETNIKQVLTMDLLSDEWKREIVADIGNGIIDDITEQIIRDMIDP, from the exons ATGGCTTTAGCCTCCACCAAAGAAGCCTCTCTGAGGCGACTAGGCGAGCTTCTTGACGAGCAGCAAGAGCCGTTTGTGCTAGAAATCTACCTCCTCGAAAGAGGGTATGGTATCAGAAAAAGCATGGAGTTACAGGGTGGTTGTTGCTCAAGTACCATCAACAAAAATTTCGAGGATAGTCCGATGAAGCAGTTGTTGAAGAAGTCTTGGAGTTATCATATTGGAGCAAATCCTGTATCAAGGAAAAGGGCCTTGCAATTCTCGAGTATGGCTAAAACTCTTGTTAGTAAACTTGTTAGGAGGAAGTCTAGAAGAAAAGAGGAAGTTGTTGAATCAGCAGGGAGATGTTCTGCTGTTAGTGATTCCACTACACTGTCGAATAATACTTGGTCTGAGAGTGATAAAGATGGAGAGATTATCAGCATGTCAACTCCTGCCAAGCACAAGAATACTTGTGTGGAG TCAACTCCGGATAGTGTGATGAATGAATGGAAATTAGTCCAAGAAAACAAGCAGTACAGCCCAGATTCTGTCCTTGATCTTCTTCAGTCCATCCCAGTCTATAAAG TGAGACAGTCTCATGAGGGGATTCCAAGGTTACAGAGAAAAGTGTCAGAGGATGCAATTGTGTCGGCCTCGCTGTGGGAACTGCTAGTGCAGTTGAGAGAGAAGCCAAAGAAGGAAGGGGCTGAGTATATGAATACTAAGAAAGCCTTGCATAGAAGTCGTCAACTGATGTTCGACTGTGTGAGAGAGGCAGTCGAAAATGGGAAGCAACAGAAGCGCAGCAGCCACAGAGAAAAAGGACTGAAAATGGGACCTGATGAAATTGGCAAGTTTATCTGCAGAAACTTGAAAGAATGGGGTAAACTGTCTGCTGATGAAACAAACATCAAACAGGTCCTAACAATGGACTTATTAAGTGATGAATGGAAAAGAGAAATTGTTGCTGATATTGGAAATGGTATCATTGATGACATTACAGAACAGATAATCAGAGACATGATTGACCCGTAA